A region from the Phycisphaeraceae bacterium genome encodes:
- a CDS encoding peroxiredoxin, with the protein MSANNDFPLPEGLPVPVDDGAADHLPGLEMPPLVLLSTDGSEVNLADIEGYWVLYIYPMTGRPGVALPDGWDVIPGARGCTPQSCGFRDHYAELQAFNSRVFGLSTQDSDYQREARNRLHLPFHLLSDSGLKLKHQLGLPTFQAAGMELFKRLTLIGNHRRIAKVFYPVFPPNQNAEDVLAWFKANT; encoded by the coding sequence ATGTCAGCAAATAATGATTTTCCACTACCGGAAGGCTTGCCCGTTCCGGTAGATGACGGTGCTGCCGACCATCTTCCCGGTTTGGAGATGCCGCCATTGGTGTTGCTGAGTACTGACGGCTCCGAGGTGAATCTGGCAGACATTGAGGGTTATTGGGTTCTATACATCTACCCAATGACGGGTCGGCCAGGCGTTGCGCTGCCTGATGGCTGGGACGTCATTCCAGGCGCACGGGGATGTACGCCGCAATCGTGTGGTTTTCGAGACCATTACGCGGAGCTGCAAGCGTTCAATAGCCGTGTCTTTGGATTGAGCACTCAAGACTCCGACTACCAGCGAGAGGCTCGGAACAGACTTCATCTGCCGTTTCACTTGCTGAGTGATTCTGGACTCAAGCTGAAGCATCAGCTCGGGCTGCCCACTTTTCAGGCCGCCGGGATGGAACTGTTCAAGCGATTGACGCTGATTGGCAATCATCGTCGCATAGCAAAGGTGTTCTATCCGGTCTTCCCGCCAAATCAGAACGCCGAGGATGTGCTGGCTTGGTTCAAAGCAAACACATGA